A genomic region of Micromonospora sp. NBC_01796 contains the following coding sequences:
- the arc gene encoding proteasome ATPase encodes MARSDDADSRAARWEKEAHDLSTQVAFLQEELALVRRKLTESPRHVRQLEERLAATQAQLARLTENNDRLVSTLKEARAQIVTLKEEIDRLAQPPSGYGVFLARHDDGTVDVFTGGRKLRVAVSPSLEVDELRRGQEVLLNDALNIVDAFGFERVGEVVMLKEVLENPTGGPGDRALVISHSDEERIVHLAETLIGSSIRAGDSLMIEPRSAYAYERIPKSEVEELVLEEVPDVDYSDIGGLQSQIEQIRDAVELPFLHAELFREHQLRPPKGILLYGPPGCGKTLIAKAVANSLAKKIAERRGEQKHTSYFLNIKGPELLNKYVGETERHIRLIFQRAREKAGEGTPVIVFFDEMDSVFRTRGSGVSSDVENTIVPQLLSEIDGVEGLENVIVIGASNREDMIDPAILRPGRLDVKIKIERPDAEAARDIFSKYILTGLPLNSDDLTEHGQDAQATVAAMIEAVVLRMYSETEENRFLEVTYANGDKEVLYFKDFNSGAMIQNIVDRGKKMAIKEFLSSGRKGLRLQHLLDACVDEFRENEDLPNTTNPDDWARISGKKGERIVYIRTLVSGGKGAEAGRSIETASNTGQYL; translated from the coding sequence GTGGCACGCAGCGACGACGCGGACTCGCGCGCCGCACGGTGGGAGAAGGAGGCCCACGATCTCTCCACCCAGGTCGCGTTCCTTCAGGAGGAACTGGCCTTGGTGCGGCGCAAGCTGACCGAAAGCCCCCGACACGTCCGGCAGCTCGAGGAGCGACTGGCGGCTACCCAGGCGCAGCTAGCTCGACTGACCGAGAACAACGACCGGCTCGTGAGCACCCTCAAAGAGGCACGGGCCCAGATCGTCACGCTCAAGGAAGAGATCGACCGGCTGGCTCAACCACCCAGCGGGTACGGCGTCTTCCTCGCGCGGCACGACGACGGCACGGTGGATGTCTTCACCGGCGGTCGGAAGCTGCGCGTGGCGGTATCTCCGTCACTGGAGGTCGACGAGCTACGACGTGGTCAGGAGGTCCTGCTCAACGACGCGCTCAACATTGTTGACGCGTTCGGATTCGAGCGGGTCGGAGAGGTCGTGATGCTCAAGGAGGTGTTGGAGAATCCCACCGGCGGTCCGGGTGACCGGGCCTTGGTGATCTCCCACTCCGACGAGGAGCGGATCGTGCATCTCGCCGAGACACTGATCGGCTCGTCGATTCGAGCCGGCGACTCGCTCATGATCGAACCGCGCTCGGCGTACGCGTACGAGCGGATTCCCAAGAGCGAGGTGGAGGAACTCGTCCTCGAGGAGGTGCCCGACGTCGACTACAGCGACATCGGTGGCCTCCAGTCCCAGATCGAGCAGATCCGGGATGCGGTCGAGTTGCCGTTCCTGCACGCCGAGCTGTTCCGGGAGCACCAGTTGCGCCCGCCGAAGGGCATCCTGCTCTACGGTCCGCCGGGCTGCGGGAAGACCTTGATCGCCAAGGCGGTGGCAAACTCGCTGGCGAAGAAGATCGCCGAGCGACGTGGTGAGCAGAAGCACACCAGCTACTTCCTGAACATCAAGGGTCCGGAGCTGCTCAACAAGTACGTCGGCGAGACCGAGCGGCACATCCGGCTGATCTTCCAGCGTGCTCGGGAGAAGGCCGGCGAGGGCACTCCGGTCATCGTGTTCTTCGACGAGATGGACTCGGTGTTCCGTACCCGGGGCTCCGGTGTCTCCTCGGACGTGGAGAACACGATCGTTCCGCAGCTACTCAGCGAGATCGACGGCGTGGAGGGGCTGGAGAACGTCATCGTGATCGGCGCCTCCAACCGGGAGGACATGATCGACCCGGCCATCCTGCGTCCGGGCCGACTCGATGTGAAGATCAAGATCGAGCGGCCGGACGCCGAGGCGGCCCGGGACATCTTCTCCAAGTACATCCTCACCGGGCTGCCACTGAACTCGGACGACCTCACCGAGCACGGGCAGGATGCCCAGGCGACGGTGGCGGCCATGATCGAGGCCGTGGTCCTGCGGATGTACTCCGAAACCGAGGAGAACCGGTTCCTCGAGGTCACCTATGCCAACGGTGACAAAGAGGTGCTCTACTTCAAGGATTTCAACTCCGGCGCGATGATCCAGAACATCGTCGACCGGGGCAAGAAGATGGCGATCAAGGAGTTCCTCTCCTCCGGACGCAAGGGGCTGCGCCTGCAGCACCTGCTCGACGCCTGCGTCGACGAGTTCCGGGAGAACGAGGACCTGCCGAACACCACCAACCCGGACGACTGGGCCCGGATCTCCGGCAAGAAGGGCGAGCGGATCGTCTACATCCGTACGCTCGTCTCCGGGGGCAAGGGCGCCGAGGCCGGCCGTTCCATCGAAACCGCGAGCAACACCGGTCAGTACCTCTGA
- a CDS encoding ferredoxin codes for MVTQTETDELRVWVDQDLCTGDGLCVQYAPEVFEFDIDGLAYVKDGSGEMLLAPGSRVDVPAHLRLDVIDAAKECPGDCIHVLRSRDDVEVAGPDAED; via the coding sequence GTGGTAACCCAGACCGAGACCGATGAGCTGCGTGTTTGGGTGGACCAGGACCTCTGCACCGGCGACGGCCTCTGCGTGCAGTACGCCCCGGAGGTCTTCGAGTTCGACATCGACGGCCTGGCGTACGTCAAGGACGGCTCGGGCGAGATGCTGCTCGCCCCGGGCAGCCGGGTCGACGTACCCGCCCACCTGCGGCTCGACGTGATCGACGCGGCCAAGGAGTGCCCGGGCGACTGCATCCACGTGCTGCGCAGCCGGGACGACGTCGAGGTCGCCGGTCCGGACGCCGAGGACTGA
- a CDS encoding tRNA (adenine-N1)-methyltransferase, producing the protein MTAQPTTAHPTDAEPVPAHRGPFRPGDRVQLTDPKGRMHTITLEGGKSFHTHRGALEHDDLIGLPDGSVVTSAGGTAYLALRPLLSDYVLSMPRGAQVIYPKDAAQIVAMGDIFPGAKVLEAGAGSGALACSLLRAVGPTGELHSYELRDDFAQIARRNVEAFFGGPHPSWHLTVGDVATCQEPEFDRIILDLLAPWDVLDLVARTLVPGGVFIGYVATTTQLSDLVEALRERGGFTEPRAWESLVRDWHLEGLAVRPDHRMIAHTAFLVSARKLAPGVIAPPRRRKPSKGVEAYAARKAGLRAAEQAVRDAESAPLAPAGGVDEAG; encoded by the coding sequence GTGACCGCACAGCCCACCACCGCCCACCCCACCGACGCCGAGCCGGTACCGGCCCACCGTGGCCCGTTCCGGCCGGGTGACCGGGTGCAGTTGACCGATCCGAAGGGTCGGATGCACACGATCACGTTGGAGGGGGGCAAGTCGTTCCACACCCACCGGGGTGCGCTCGAGCACGACGACCTGATCGGCCTGCCCGACGGCAGTGTGGTCACCTCCGCGGGCGGGACCGCGTACCTCGCGTTGCGCCCCCTGCTCTCCGACTACGTGCTCTCCATGCCCCGTGGCGCCCAGGTGATCTACCCGAAGGACGCCGCCCAGATCGTCGCCATGGGCGACATCTTCCCCGGTGCGAAGGTGCTCGAGGCGGGTGCCGGCTCCGGTGCGCTGGCCTGCTCCCTGCTGCGCGCGGTCGGCCCGACCGGTGAGCTGCACTCGTACGAGCTGCGCGACGACTTCGCCCAGATCGCCCGGCGCAACGTGGAAGCCTTCTTCGGCGGTCCGCACCCGTCCTGGCACCTGACCGTGGGCGACGTGGCGACCTGCCAGGAGCCGGAGTTCGACCGGATCATCCTGGACCTGCTCGCCCCGTGGGACGTACTCGACCTGGTGGCGCGCACGCTGGTGCCCGGCGGGGTGTTCATCGGCTACGTGGCCACCACGACCCAGCTCTCCGACCTGGTCGAGGCGTTGCGCGAGCGCGGCGGCTTCACCGAGCCACGTGCCTGGGAGTCGCTGGTGCGGGACTGGCACCTGGAGGGGCTGGCGGTGCGCCCCGACCACCGGATGATCGCGCACACCGCGTTCCTGGTCTCCGCCCGCAAGCTGGCACCCGGCGTGATCGCGCCGCCGCGGCGTCGCAAGCCGAGCAAGGGCGTCGAGGCGTACGCGGCGCGCAAGGCGGGACTGCGGGCGGCGGAGCAGGCCGTTCGGGACGCGGAGTCGGCACCGCTCGCCCCGGCGGGTGGCGTGGACGAGGCGGGGTAG
- a CDS encoding site-2 protease family protein, whose protein sequence is MLGVPVYVNASMVLLAVLVTVVYGEFVRRELELSQVTGYLVGFGFVVCLLGSVLLHELGHAVTARRHGIGVRGITLELLGGYTEMDRDAPTPRVDLLVSLAGPAVSLVLGLAAVVAAVLLPDRTLPDQFALQLAVSNLIVAVFNILPGLPLDGGRALRALVWAASRDRHLGTEVAGWAGRAVAVVTAVLVGVLTWVGLIAPLGLALMVLVAFTLWQGAGQSIRMARISRRFPLIDLHQLARPVFRVPTGTPLAEAQRRGSATGPAPVALGVDDSSGRLVALVDRAAADAVPVDRRPWVAVDTVARGLDGLPTLPVDLDGEEVIQAVQTDPGAQYLVTSGEDVVGVLHIADLAQLLEPKRKMTQ, encoded by the coding sequence GTGCTCGGGGTACCGGTCTACGTCAACGCCTCGATGGTGCTGCTGGCCGTCCTGGTGACCGTGGTGTACGGCGAGTTCGTCCGTCGTGAGCTGGAGCTGTCGCAGGTCACCGGCTATCTGGTCGGCTTCGGATTCGTGGTCTGCCTGCTCGGTTCGGTGCTCCTGCACGAACTCGGTCACGCGGTGACCGCCCGCCGGCACGGCATCGGCGTACGCGGGATCACGCTCGAACTGCTCGGCGGCTACACCGAGATGGACCGTGACGCGCCGACACCCCGGGTGGACCTGCTGGTCTCGCTCGCCGGCCCGGCCGTGTCCCTGGTGCTCGGCCTGGCCGCGGTGGTGGCCGCCGTGCTGCTGCCCGATCGCACCCTGCCCGACCAGTTCGCCCTGCAACTGGCGGTGAGCAACCTCATCGTGGCGGTTTTCAACATCCTGCCCGGTCTGCCGCTCGACGGCGGCCGTGCGCTGCGTGCCCTGGTCTGGGCGGCCAGTCGGGATCGGCACCTCGGCACCGAGGTCGCCGGTTGGGCCGGCCGGGCCGTCGCGGTGGTCACCGCCGTACTGGTCGGGGTGCTGACCTGGGTCGGGCTGATCGCGCCACTGGGTCTGGCCCTGATGGTGCTGGTCGCCTTCACTCTCTGGCAGGGGGCCGGCCAGTCCATCCGGATGGCCCGGATCAGCCGCCGGTTCCCCCTCATCGACCTGCACCAGCTCGCCCGCCCGGTGTTCCGGGTGCCCACCGGGACCCCGCTGGCCGAGGCGCAGCGGCGGGGATCGGCGACCGGGCCGGCACCGGTGGCGCTGGGCGTCGACGACTCGTCGGGCCGGCTGGTCGCCCTGGTCGACCGGGCCGCCGCCGACGCGGTGCCGGTGGACCGGCGGCCATGGGTCGCGGTCGACACGGTGGCCCGTGGCCTGGACGGACTTCCGACCCTCCCGGTGGATCTGGACGGCGAGGAGGTCATCCAGGCCGTGCAGACCGACCCGGGCGCGCAGTATCTCGTGACGTCAGGCGAAGATGTCGTCGGCGTTCTGCACATCGCCGATCTGGCGCAGCTCCTGGAGCCGAAACGAAAGATGACTCAGTGA
- a CDS encoding RecB family exonuclease — protein MVAEMVTKQTAGRSPVAERPPGPSLSPSRAADFKTCPLLYRFRSIDRLPERTSLDQIRGTLVHAVLERLFDLPAADRTPAAADDLVTPQWDQLVAREPELTDLFPEDAAIDVTEFLGSARRLLEGYFTVEDPRRLEPAERETLISTVVDDELLIRGYIDRLDVAPDGALRVVDYKTGGAPREAFEARALFQLKFYALVLWRTRGVVPKVLRLLYLKDAEICDYAPDADELARFERTLVALWRAIEQATAKQDFRPKPSRLCDWCSHQALCPAYGGTPPPFPELTVTAVVPEQPSRSAGPAVDE, from the coding sequence ATGGTGGCGGAGATGGTGACGAAGCAGACGGCCGGGCGATCCCCGGTGGCCGAGCGGCCCCCCGGGCCCTCCCTCTCGCCGTCGCGGGCGGCGGATTTCAAGACCTGCCCGCTGCTCTACCGGTTCCGCAGCATCGACCGGTTGCCCGAGCGGACCAGCCTGGACCAGATTCGCGGCACCCTGGTGCACGCGGTGCTGGAAAGGCTCTTCGACCTGCCCGCGGCGGACCGCACACCGGCGGCCGCGGACGACCTGGTGACACCGCAGTGGGACCAGTTGGTGGCCCGGGAGCCGGAGCTGACCGACCTGTTCCCCGAGGACGCGGCGATCGACGTGACCGAGTTCCTCGGCTCGGCGCGCCGGCTGCTCGAGGGTTACTTCACGGTGGAGGACCCCCGCCGGCTCGAGCCCGCCGAGCGGGAGACGCTGATCTCCACGGTCGTCGACGACGAGTTGCTGATCCGCGGTTACATCGACCGGCTCGACGTCGCCCCGGACGGGGCGTTGCGGGTGGTCGACTACAAGACCGGAGGAGCACCCAGGGAGGCGTTCGAGGCACGTGCGCTGTTCCAGCTCAAGTTCTACGCGCTGGTGCTCTGGCGTACCCGTGGGGTGGTGCCGAAGGTGCTCCGGCTGCTCTACCTCAAGGACGCCGAGATCTGCGACTACGCGCCGGACGCCGACGAACTCGCCCGGTTCGAGCGCACCCTGGTCGCCCTCTGGCGGGCGATCGAGCAGGCCACCGCCAAGCAGGACTTCCGGCCGAAGCCGAGCCGGCTCTGCGACTGGTGCAGCCACCAGGCGCTCTGCCCCGCCTACGGCGGCACGCCGCCGCCGTTCCCGGAGTTGACGGTCACCGCGGTCGTGCCGGAGCAACCCAGCCGGTCCGCCGGGCCCGCCGTGGACGAGTAG
- a CDS encoding sensor histidine kinase translates to MTRIDVPAVLDRPPGGTGPDAGPRPPTGWRRGLLPTGYVPATFGRDVLLAALVVLTEVLLVATGPPEATIDGWPRTITWSLVCAVPIALHRAWLPAAVALALTGFAAAVVDGHQPLTAVVAFILLTYTTAAGFTLRRAILVATALWVPILVTALALPAARDQIGVSGGYLLFTNVLIALVCFFVGRTVHARRATIRALEERARVAEENQRSMADQAVADERRRIARELHDVVAHHVSVMSVLATGARRVLPRDPAAADEALDSIAETGRTTLRELRRLLDVLRTDDAEPAADLTPQPGLAGLESLVDQVREAGLPVTLRVDGVPAPLEPSLALTVFRIVQEALTNALKHAGTATAQVRLTFGVYWLVVEILDTGRGPSLDPNLAGHGLVGMRERVALYGGTLRTGPRPGGGFRVYAKVPMERLGVPSNEETA, encoded by the coding sequence ATGACCCGCATCGACGTCCCGGCCGTCCTCGACCGGCCGCCGGGTGGGACCGGACCGGACGCCGGGCCGCGCCCGCCCACCGGGTGGCGGCGGGGCCTGCTTCCCACCGGGTACGTCCCGGCCACGTTCGGCCGGGACGTTCTCCTGGCGGCTCTGGTCGTACTGACCGAGGTGCTGCTGGTGGCGACCGGACCACCCGAGGCCACCATCGACGGATGGCCGAGAACGATCACCTGGAGTCTGGTCTGCGCGGTGCCGATCGCGCTGCACCGGGCCTGGCTGCCGGCTGCGGTGGCACTGGCGCTGACCGGTTTTGCCGCCGCGGTGGTCGACGGGCACCAGCCGCTGACCGCGGTGGTGGCGTTCATCCTGCTGACCTACACCACCGCCGCGGGCTTCACCCTGCGCCGGGCGATCCTCGTGGCCACCGCGCTCTGGGTGCCGATCCTGGTCACCGCCCTGGCACTGCCGGCGGCCCGGGACCAGATCGGGGTCTCCGGGGGATATCTGCTGTTCACCAACGTACTGATCGCGTTGGTCTGCTTTTTTGTCGGACGTACGGTGCACGCTCGGCGGGCGACGATCCGGGCGCTGGAGGAGCGTGCCCGGGTGGCGGAGGAGAACCAGCGCTCCATGGCCGACCAGGCGGTCGCCGACGAGCGGCGGCGGATCGCCCGCGAGCTGCATGACGTGGTCGCGCACCACGTCAGCGTGATGAGCGTGCTGGCGACCGGTGCCCGACGGGTGCTGCCCCGCGACCCCGCCGCCGCGGACGAGGCGCTGGACAGCATCGCGGAAACCGGCCGGACCACGCTGCGGGAGCTGCGCCGGCTGCTCGACGTGCTGCGTACCGACGACGCCGAACCGGCCGCCGACCTCACCCCGCAGCCCGGACTCGCCGGACTGGAGTCGCTGGTCGACCAGGTTCGCGAGGCGGGTCTGCCGGTCACCCTGCGGGTCGACGGCGTACCGGCGCCGCTGGAGCCCAGCCTCGCCCTGACCGTCTTCCGGATCGTGCAGGAGGCGCTGACCAACGCGCTCAAGCACGCCGGTACGGCCACCGCACAGGTCCGGCTCACCTTCGGCGTCTACTGGCTGGTGGTCGAGATCCTGGACACCGGGCGCGGCCCCTCGCTCGACCCCAACCTCGCCGGACACGGCCTGGTCGGGATGCGGGAACGGGTCGCCCTCTACGGTGGAACCCTGCGTACCGGCCCCCGTCCGGGCGGCGGCTTCCGGGTCTACGCGAAGGTCCCGATGGAACGCCTCGGCGTACCGAGCAACGAGGAGACGGCGTGA
- a CDS encoding response regulator transcription factor → MTEQGEASTYTRGGARPVRILLADDQPLLRTGFRMVLSAESDLDIVGEAGDGAEAVDLSRRLLPDVVLMDIRMPRMDGVAATRAIVESRLPVRVLILTTFDLDEYVVGALRAGASGFLAKDVPADDLVTAIRTVAAGEAVVAPRILKRLLDQFAGVLPDPSATPPRALDVLTEREREVLVHIARGLSNAEIARTLSISETTIKTHVGHVLTKLGLRDRVQAVVLAYESGLIRPGA, encoded by the coding sequence GTGACCGAGCAGGGCGAAGCCAGTACCTATACGCGGGGTGGGGCGCGGCCGGTACGGATCCTGCTCGCCGACGACCAGCCGTTGCTGCGTACCGGGTTCCGGATGGTGCTCAGCGCCGAGAGTGACCTCGACATCGTGGGCGAGGCGGGTGACGGTGCCGAGGCGGTCGACCTGTCCCGCCGGCTGCTGCCCGACGTGGTGCTGATGGACATCCGGATGCCCCGGATGGACGGGGTGGCGGCGACCCGGGCGATCGTCGAGTCCCGCCTGCCGGTACGGGTGCTCATCCTGACCACGTTCGACCTGGACGAATACGTGGTGGGGGCGTTGCGGGCCGGTGCGAGCGGCTTCCTGGCCAAGGACGTACCGGCGGACGACCTGGTGACCGCTATCCGTACGGTGGCCGCTGGTGAGGCGGTGGTCGCCCCGCGCATCCTCAAGCGGCTGCTGGACCAGTTCGCCGGTGTGCTGCCCGACCCGTCGGCGACCCCGCCGAGGGCGCTCGACGTGCTCACCGAGCGCGAGCGTGAAGTGCTGGTGCACATCGCCCGTGGACTGTCCAACGCGGAAATCGCACGCACGTTGTCGATCAGTGAAACCACGATCAAGACGCATGTCGGACACGTACTCACCAAACTCGGTCTGCGCGATCGGGTGCAGGCGGTCGTGTTGGCGTACGAGTCGGGACTGATCCGTCCGGGGGCATGA
- a CDS encoding ABC transporter ATP-binding protein, with protein sequence MTGTTSAAGGTAAARASDVWKVYGSGEAQVIALRGVTAEFEQARYTAIMGPSGSGKSTLMHCLAGLDSVTRGTIHIGDTTVTGLNDNGLTKLRRDKVGFIFQQFNLLPTLTAEENILLPLSIAGRKPNPDWYNTVIKTVGLADRLHHRPNQLSGGQQQRVACARALVAKPDVIFADEPTGNLDSRAGAEVLTFLRDSVRNHHQTIVMVTHDPVAASYADRVIFLADGAIVDELTDPTAEAVLDTLKHLDVLAHQAEVA encoded by the coding sequence GTGACGGGGACAACATCCGCGGCCGGCGGTACGGCGGCGGCGCGCGCGAGTGACGTGTGGAAGGTGTACGGCAGCGGTGAAGCGCAGGTCATCGCCCTACGCGGAGTCACCGCCGAATTCGAACAAGCCCGCTACACCGCCATCATGGGACCCAGCGGCTCCGGCAAATCCACCCTCATGCACTGCCTCGCCGGACTCGACTCCGTCACCCGCGGCACCATCCACATCGGCGACACCACCGTCACCGGACTCAACGACAACGGACTCACCAAACTCCGCCGCGACAAAGTCGGCTTCATCTTCCAACAATTCAACCTCCTCCCCACCCTCACCGCCGAAGAAAACATCCTCCTCCCCCTCTCCATCGCCGGCCGCAAACCAAACCCCGACTGGTACAACACCGTCATCAAAACCGTCGGACTAGCCGACCGACTCCACCACCGACCCAACCAACTCTCCGGCGGCCAACAACAACGCGTCGCCTGCGCCCGCGCCCTCGTCGCCAAACCCGACGTCATCTTCGCCGACGAACCCACCGGAAACCTCGACAGCCGAGCCGGCGCAGAAGTCCTCACCTTCCTCCGCGACAGCGTCCGCAACCACCACCAAACCATCGTCATGGTCACCCACGACCCCGTCGCCGCCAGCTACGCCGACCGCGTCATCTTCCTCGCCGACGGCGCCATCGTGGACGAGTTGACCGACCCCACGGCGGAGGCGGTGCTCGACACCCTCAAGCACCTGGACGTGCTGGCCCACCAGGCCGAGGTGGCGTGA